The genomic stretch tcccctcccctgcccccccagtacAGTGTTGGCAGCCCTCACCTGGAGCTCCTCTCAGTGAAAGATCTGCTCCTCACGATGGAGGGGGAGTGCTGGCAATCTTTGTCTCTGGCCTCCCTGTTGCCTCCGTCCGGCCCCCACCTCATGCGGGCCCAGCTCAACCCTCTGCTCAGTTGGTCCTTCCACAGCCTGCCTGCTTGGAGCACACCCAAGCCCCCGGTGAGCATGTCTCTGTGAGCTGCAGGGTTATGCACCCCGACCGAATATGCGCATGTCTCTGTGAGCTGACTCGAGATTAGGGGTTATGCACCCCGACGGAATATGCGCATGTCTCTGTGAGCTGACTCGAGATCAGGGGTTATGCACCCCGACCGAATATGTGTGTGGCTTAgcaggtctgtgtctgtgattggaagatcatcggttcaaatcccagcgtCAGAGTGATTTTACTGCTGGGCCCTTGGgtcctaggttgttccctgccttgtgcccgtagcctcctggataggctccagaccccctatGACCCTAAATAGGATAAGCAgctacagaagatggatggattcacgAATAGAAGGACTGATTATCTGACCCTGCTTTTCCTCTCTGTAGGTGCTGGTTGGCGTCTTGGAGTCCCGGGGGAAAGGTGTGAGCATGCGATTGGCTGACCAAACGGGTGCGGTGGACTGTGTGGCTGTGGAGAGTGAGGACGGCCAGTCGTTCCGCGCAGCCAGCAACACAGCCTGGTTAGGTacgcccccccccgccacactgaCACGCGTATCAGGTTTCCGCTTTAAATCGGCGCAGGCTAACAGCTGCTGGCCCTTTGCGGCTCGTTGTCCCTGGTCCAGGTTGTCTGGTGAGCATCCAGCGTTTCACCACGGTGATGGAGAGGTTCCTCAAGACGGATTTCCCTTCCTGGAGGCACCTGGATGACGAACACCACGTCACGCGCCGCCACGGCAGGTACCCACTGTGCCCGCAGAAGCGCACACCTGTGCACTGATGGCGTAGATCGCAGGTCACTGATGCAGCATCCAGTGATGGCGCCCTGCATCCTGGCTTGGTCTCTCTTCAGGGTTTACATTCAGTTCTGCGTGAGTGACCTGCAGATCCTCAGCCCCTCGGCCTCCATGGCCGCACTCCTCAGTGCCCAGCAGAAAGCAGGGAATGGAGGTCCTGAGGAGGAGGGAGCAGCAGAGGATGGGAGAGTCGGTCGGACGGAGGTCACGATGGCCCAGAAGGCAGTGGGTGGTGGTGGACACAGAACCAGAGACAGTGAGCAAACCAGACATGAGGGTCTGCAAGGTCTGGCTGTTACCGTGGGCAACAGCTGTGGTGTTGGTCCAACCGATGCTACGGGGGGATCTAAGCTCGATGCAGGCGACAGATCTCCGCCACCTAAAATCCCCAGACTGGCTAAGGAGCGCGATGACGCAGAGCATGGCGGAAGGTCCTCCGGGACTGAGGGTGGCGCCGGTGAGCCTGGGGCAATCAGCGGCCGCTCGCAGTCTGACGGCTGTGTGTCCGTTGTGTTCCGCGTGGAGTCAAAGCAAGGCCTCACTTTCCGGAATGTTTACACTTCGTCAGTGACCTCTGGGCGGTCCCTGTGTTTCCATGTGACTGTCATGATGTTCGGAGAACCGCAGTTCTGGGCAGAGAACCCCAGAGTTCACCCCCTGGAAGCAAGCGAGACGGCGGGGTTGGAACACAGGGAGGTTTGTGCAAATCGAAATCGATGTTACCCCGAGTTTACAGTAAACTCATAACTGATGCTGTTAACTTACACTAATTCTGCTTATTGATATTCATACTCTTTCCCTTCCCTTTGACAGGTGGACCTGCAGTTCGTGGAAAGGTCTGTCTGCTGGTTCCCCCTGCTGCAGGTGGACTGTCTCTACAGGTTGGTTGCCCCTCACACTCCGGTGAGTGAAAGCTCGAGCGCCCCCTTAAGGCTGTGCTGTGCATCACACATTTTGCTACTAAGTTTGGACTGAACCTCTGGTTTTCTCTCAGGACCCCGGGGTCCTTTGTGTCCCCTCTGCACCTTCGAAGGGCAGTGCCGCgctccacagcgccccctacctcTTGGTCCAGCCTCAATGGCGTTTATACACCCTGCCTCCCTGCCTCAGGCCTCCGCTCCCCCAGGTAAGCAGTGTCGGGCGATCACCACCTCTGGCGGTGTGTAGGGTTAGAGGTGGCGGTGTGAGAAAGGCCCACCCCCCCGAGCTCCTCTTCTGGGGGTCTGGTTTGAGAAGTGTGTCTTCCTGCAGGTGCCACGGACCAAAGAGCTGGTGGTCATGTCAGTGTCACAAGTCCTGTACGGCAGGTAAACACcacacccctcccctcccacctGCCCCGCATGTCCGACTCCTGCCGTCCCTCATTGGTTAGCTGGCTCCGGCACTCATGCTAGCAGCGAGGCCCAGTAAATCCAAGACCAGTACGTCACCATTTGCTGTCTTTCAGCTCTGCATCTACCTTGGTGTCCTTCCAAGGACTGATCACCAGCAGGATAACACTGGAGGAGAACGAGAAGGTCCCCTGTTTCCCGGAGGAACACGGCGAAGCGGGTGAAGAATCGTCCTGACTTTAGCTACAGTTAGCATGCAGACCACCCATTCTGTGTGGGGGGGCGACTCCAATTCTTCAAGCTCCGCCCATCCAATTCTGTTCTGTATTCCTTTTGGAGAAGGTCAAAAACCCCggtataaaatatttaaagtctACATTTTATTAGTCTATTCTGTCACTTTTTTTGTGCAGGATCAAATCAAACCTGATTTAGTTAAGTCTCATGTAATTTGCCTGACCCACACAGTCCACTTCGCAGTGTATCTCGTAACTGTATTGTCCAGTGTGTCTTTGTTCTTTTGTCCTCCCACTGCCCTCTAGTTGCCATCACATTTCCACATATTCATGTTTGTGGGCTGCAGTAAATTGGATCCATGTTTCACCCTGTGTAAGAATGTGCATTAGGGGTATTAGGACCCAAAGCCGTCCTCGCAGGTGCCTGTCTGCGTGCTCTTGAACAAAAGCGGGTGTGACTCACTCTCCCGCACGCATGAACAGGAGCGGACGTGGAGACGTCTCTGAACGTGAAGCTCACCGTGGGGGACCTGGCGATCCCTGGCCAAATCATTCACGTTTACCTGAAGCTCTCTGGCAGACCCTACATCCCAGGCCTCGTCCCCGGGGCCCGAGTGCTGCTGCAGTACTTCCAGCGCTGCGTCTCACGGTGAGGATCTGCGGTGTGGCGcactggcgccccctgctgccttCGCATGGGCGGAGGCATATAGTCATGTCTACTTGTCTATTTGCTTTATAAAAACTCAGGTATAACATACTGTTATAATTTAGGCTTTTATTAATAGTTTTATTAATAaacatattaataaaataaaccagTCCCACGGTCCATGAAAATGATGGCATATTATTTTCAAGTATATTTTCCTTTAGATTATGATAACGCAAATTATTGTCATACTGTTctgatttattttaattttcagggagagcaAATAGGTTAGAACAGGGGttgccaatcttatccgcaaagggccggtgtgtgtgccggtttttgggataacctgtaggtcagctgttcaaacccaggtgtgaggactcttcagccaatcagtcctctaattagtgatctaattagggagttgcaacgaaaacccgcatacacaccggccctttgcggataagttTGGCCACCCCTGGGTTAGAATATGCAAAAGCTGACATGCTCATTTCCGGAGTGCTTCTCTGGCGCCCTCTGTGGCTGAGTGCAGCACTGACCTGAACTGCACGTGTGCTGTGTTCGCAGGACTGACAGTGTGTACTGCCGCTCTGTTCCCATCAGCTGTGTGACAGTCACTGCCCTCCCCCAGACAGACTGCGGGTCAGTAATATCTGTCTTCACTTCCATGTTTCCGCCCTCCAGACCGAACTATGACCAACCATTAATTCTCCCCCCatttcccctctctgtctctccccagGACCTCGACTGTCACCCTCCCTGTCTCGGCCGTGCTGCTGGGAGAATGGGCCCTGGAGGGGGCGCGGCGATGCGCCGTGGGCCGGGTTCGAGCCCATGTGACATGCGTGCTGTACCTGCAGATGCAGTGGgtctgctctctgtgtgggAACATCTTCAAGCAGGTGCACAGCGCCCTCTCCTGCTCGCTTGTGATACTGTATGCATCTCCACACGAGCTGCCCTCATCTGAGCCAGTTTCTGTCTGCCTCCACAGGACCGCTGTGTTCAGAAGTACCCCCCCTGCACGTCCACCATTGGGGTCTTCCAGGCAGAGGCCAAGTGAGTTTGTAAATGGTGGTTTGATGCCTCTAGGCAAAAACAGGAGACTGATGCTAATTTTATAGTAAAGAGACCATTTTGTAATGCTTTGTATACTactataaaaacaacaaaaaaagcagtcaGAAGGCGGGTAACTTGGCTGATGTGTATGTTTAAATTGCTCAGAGTGTATACGTGGCCggcagtggactggcatcctgtccagaatGTCCCCTAACTCGTCTCCAATGTTGCCTGTAGTAAGTCCCAGGCGTTCCAGGACCCTACACTGAATAGGCGGTTATGGAGGATGGAGTCTTTGTCCTTTCTGAATATGGAAAGACATAGACTGTCAAAATTGTTCAGATGACTCACAATACCAACTTAAGACCCAAGAACTGCCACCAAACAtattaagttgttttttttaattctcaccaccaggtggtgcaGACAAACTTGTTGACGAGATGAGTTGTAACAGTCACAGAATCACGTGGAGCTGGTGTGTTAAGAAGTGCTTGGTTCTGCCCAAAGGGTCGCAGTGGATGATGGGAGTGGAGAGGCCCAGGTTTGGATCTCATCTCAGATGGTTTCAGGGCTCTTGGGACTAGGAGTCACAGAGTGGGAGGGGATACAGCGGCTGGtcaaggtcagaggtcacgtcAGGGTCTACAGTCAAGGCAGGAATATGGTGAGACTGAGACTTTCTGCTTCATGTTAGCTCATACTGCTCTTTGTGTCACTAATAGAGGTATGTTGCTGTAACTGTTTAGCTTGCATCATGCTCAAGCTGTCATTGTTAATAATGAGTGTGCTATTTGCTGTAGGTGTCCAATGGTGATGCGGAGGACCCCCTGGTGGAATACCTTTCTTCTCTGTGCGTTAGTACTGTGGTGTGTCGCCCCCTCAACCTCACATGCCAGCTGAAGAAGCAGTCCCCATGTACTGTGGAGCTGAGACATGGTGAGCACAAACGCTAATTAGGCTAACATGCTTTGTTGCCTCAGTAGACCGGATGAAGTGCTACACAGGCAAGTTGTATTGCCAGGGTAggtagggttgcaaagggctggAGAATTTCCGGAAACCTTCCAAaaactttccattccatgggtagttaagctggggaattttggaaactttccatgggaattaatggAAATATATGGGAATTAACTGGAAATTTGGGGTAATTATTACAAACTTTTATATTCaaacataaatataaacatttcGTTTTGTCAAAAGTGGAAATGCATGCAAACATTTCTAATACAAAtgttaaaaattacatttttgacTTTGATTAACTTGTGAGTAGAACTTtaagcaacaaaaaaaacattgaataaACTAAACATGTGCGTGTTATGCTACGTATATGATTTGTGCTTTTGTCAGTTTATTCCCCTTAATTCTCATATATTCCTGTTTACATGCCGCACAGTCACAGCAGTTACACGACAGTAACACGCAGACGAACACACTACACACTGAGCATAGTACAGAGAAGCTTAATGCAGATGCATGGCTTGTGTCTCAGTGCACCAAACTGCTAGTCCAGCCACATGTCCTGTGCTTGTTCCAGAGACCGCCGAGCTGAAAAGATTCTGtcgcagagagagagagtttgtCACCAAGATGGCAGACCCTCTGCAGGTATCCTGCTTGGAACTGAGCCCATGGCAAGCCTGGGAATGAGGCTTTGCGTCAGCACTGGGTGCCTGAATGGAAGAAATtcaatatttttgtttctgtttgtttatttctgtaaatataAGAATGTGTTCATAgctatttattaaataaaatgtcataACTTCTGCCGAGGTTTGCTAGAGGGGTTTATTCATGTCTCTGCAGTATATTTATGCTCTTCTGGTGGAGGTGTGTCTCCTGCTACCTCCATCGAAAGTTGACTGGAACGTTTGCTTGCCGTGTCCCCTCTGGCCAGGAATGCCCCTCCTTCGTTCCCTGAATGGGAGTGATGAGATCTAAAGTTGGTTGATGCTGTTGGAGTAATTGCAATGTATTCCCCAGACGGCTCCCTCACCCCCTCCCACCCATCTAGTCCCTAATCCTTCCACACTCCCCAACCTCAACAATCTCTAGTTCCCCTACACACTCCCCATCTCTACAAAAACATCTCTATCAAAAGTCCAACACTGTAATTAGGCTCACCAATTCTGCATGAGTCTGCATTTCTCTTTACTACCATTATGTGGCCAAATTTGCTGTGATTTGTCCCAAAATCAGATCTTCACCTATATGATGTGTCTTCTTAGCTTGAAAAAGGTCCGTcgaatactttttgagttatcacattAAGTGTCTGTGGCTAGTTCCAAAACCATATGATTCCCCATCCAGAGAATACAAAACAGTTAATTTAAGTGATTAGATAGGGAGGTGTCTGCTGGTTTAGTGATTGTGAATTTTCTTTAATTACCAGCGCCGTGCCAGGATCAAAACAATTCCAGTTCCTCTACAAATCAACTATTCCCATGATGCATCTTGAGGGCTTCCCTTGCACAGTCAAACGTctttcacacatgcacacgcacacacatatccTTTCCTTTGGCCAATAGTCACACTGGGAGGAGCGATAACTGGAATCCTCGACGGGCAGAGTTTTTAAAGATAGTGTCGTATCAAGGTTTCACGAGTGCAGTTTGCAGGGAGGCAGATAGGGGAAGGGGTGAGTACGGACATAACTTCTTTCTAACTGCATCTAGCGCTGCACTGGACTCCTGTAAACCTACCTGCCACATTTACCAAAAATAATCCCATAATCTGTGTTTTACAGTggctcttctttttttttgggcgGGGGGTGGTCTTTGACCGTAAGCTGTATTTgtagtgagtgtgtgtgtgtgtgtgtgtttacacagAGGTAGGCAGGACTGTGGATTGAATTATCCAGTAACaggtattttaaaatatagtcTGTATGACTGTGGGTCTAAATGATTTTGTTAAGAGGGGGATTGGGGGTCATTAGAAACCTGCGGCTCTGTGCCGGGGACATCACTATGGGATCAGTGTTATTTGTACAGAATCTCTTGTGCTTTGCCTTGTCCCACCTCTCTGGGTCCCAGGGGTCTGTGGAGTTCGTCTGGGTTGTGCCCTTGAAGCCCACGTGGCCAGTAACAGAGGATTAACAGCACATGTGTCCTTTACAATTCTAATTTAAAATGAATCTTCTGTATGTCGGGtctgttttaatgttttgtcaTTATGTTCAGCGCTTTGTGTCTGTGAAAGACGCTTCATAAAAAATCTCCTTAAGAATTATTCTAAAAATTTTATAAGAAATTTGGCTTTAAAATTTTATGCATCTATTTTAGTCACACTCAAGAAACTGTGGAGTTTTATTTACTATTTTAGCAAAACAGACCATCACCTGGATCTCTGCTGTATAATCTGATTATTGTTCGctactgaaaaacaaaattaatattttcttAAGACGTCTTTCTGGGAGTCAGTGTGAGTGACAATGAGCAGTGCCATGTGGCTGGGACTCCCCACCCTGACCCGCCGGTGTCCCCCCAGGCTGTGGGATCCTGGGGGTTTTGCGGAGGGGTTTGTCAATTTCCAAAATTAGACTATATATTTTTCAAgctgctctgtttttttttttttttttaaacaatccCCAATATCCACATGTCTCCATTGCATCCAAAATGAAAACTGCTGATCAGTTCACtaccagaacccccccccccccccacacacacgcacacatatctGTGAAATTTTGCAGAAAGCGAACTGGTCCGCGGTCATCGTCAGGCTGGGAAGCCCAACCGTAGAGCACAGCTGAGGTTAAAGGTCACGTCCCTATGTGTTGCTTATGACTCGATGTGAGACTGAGCCCCAGCTCTCATAGGCTAGATGTGTACATATGTCAGTGTGAAACTAGCAGAAAGATGTTCATTAGTCTATTGCAGGATGAAATTAGAAAATTGTGATGTTTTGAAATATCTcctaataattttaaaatttctGTGACATCACCGTCCTTTTCATAATCCAATCAGATTGGCTACTCCTAGTCATACGAGTGGCTGCAGTTAATGTCATATTAGCCTGAAAGTTCAGCCAGATCAGAGGAGGTTGTTAGACCCCTATTGCAGTTTGGTCTAAAATGTGGGTGCAGGGATGTTCAGAGGTTTAAGACGCAGATGTGCTGAACTACGGAGAAATATGTTAGCTTTAGATGCTTAGAAGAATATTTCCCAGTATGCATCAGTGGCCATGTCATCATCTTTGTGAGCTGAACCCCCTTTCTGAAACTTTTTAAAGGTGGAATTTACATCTGGCAGTGAAGTGATGTTTGGTTTCACAGTCATAGTTGTGGTATGTGTCACTGGCATGATTATAATAAGCTATTGAACATAAAAGCGAATGAAGGTTGTGCTCCGTGATGAGAGATTACGTTAAAACCATTCATATTTATGGCACCCtacattattttatatattattactaCCGAAAAACTAAATCAGCTTCTACAAACTTTTGTTTTCTTCACATCACTAGATTTGTAAAAGTGAATACATGAATGTGTTTCCCCTGACCTGCCATGAAATCTGAggcacaaaatattttaaaggaTTTACAAAATTTTACTGTCATATTCTGTAGGTTATTATTCAGACagtaactgggaaaaaaaagacatcaTTGACCACAGGTCTGGCATGACAGGAAGCACCAGTCAACCAATGTTAATTCCTTGGCAGATGTGTTCTGTGTCCCCTGGCAGGCGGTTCGGCGTGGGGGAGGCAGTGACATGAGAACGCCGATGTTTGCAGTTTGGTTAATAAAGTTAACTGGAGTCAACACGGAGTAGCTGCCCCCCGCTTTCTTCAATCACTGCCCGCAGTTCAGCAATCACAGCTGGGGGGACCGCCTGGGGGCGATGATCTGTGGCTGTCTCTTGTCTGCCTGTGTATAAATGGCAAAAAACCTGGTTGGGTTACTCATTTTGGCATATAAGTGAGAGGATGTCACCTCGGTATTGagagaaatgttttattttttgagaatggctataatgtgtggctgtgagacatggacgctatccagtgagctgagacgaagactggactccttcggtgctgtgtctcttcggagaatccttgggtaccgctggtttgactttgtgagggagcgtcagtcacggcactatggccatgtggcgcgtttccctgagtgtgatccggctcgcaggatcctcactGCTGAGGCCCtgagtggctggaccaggccaaggggacgcccacgtaacacctggctgcggcagacaGACGGTCATTTCTGGAGGGTTGGGGATGGACTGTGTGTCGGCCTGGGGGGTCACCAACCGGGATCCTGAGGTGTTTcattgtgtggtgggtgtggtaaCGTGCTGGACCAGCGCATGCCCTCCAActtgacctgacctgacctgctATAATGAAAATGCATATGTGTACAGGGATTCCAACTCTCACAGGAGTGCCACACTTTtagactctcacactcacacaagaaatcctacggcaaatgtatattattccatccatccattatctatacctcttaatccatctgggtcacgaatattattccattatgaacctaaaattagctaaatcaaaagtgttggggtagtttgcaaaccctccagactatttacaatgtaataaaagtgTTACacacatgtaaatgcgtgtgcacgtgtgtgcagacttgtctcaaat from Paramormyrops kingsleyae isolate MSU_618 chromosome 10, PKINGS_0.4, whole genome shotgun sequence encodes the following:
- the ctc1 gene encoding CST complex subunit CTC1; its protein translation is MDSFLKQFRDRNQAELRWLGELYQCAEASACPRANCAAAPSAGQLALAAVRGLQELLDSQSPVMPLGYSFVSVSELVSRQNIPCCSHLTWSTHQYREWAREAEQRLPNHKALPRANLLLIGYLTDRKCAEPSATSGCDGTWRVRDRSLSVCCKAVSAQPNWLQQFMLFPSWNYIPQNPSAQNQQTRGFLELTAPPVPLILDVASVAPERSCSEVITVADVIKVLQQRRRKGGVRLHVHGVVSVLCPLLDIAGKSFFCFCLKDGESSVAVLVLDVGHLCWQQCLRVGEGVCVSELRVCELRTLEGHKVLCVTSQSHLSTAHVYPAVTESGKEATGAEGKAMEMKAESGMEVKRDVKHWRVTNPDSGENWAPATARTKISKMISYKGVLTKVLDAESGLFELDGQVGLCLAYQPSLGMVSSLRPGVQIEIHNVHFLYRASSLCPDVLLCVCLRSSLRVAGFSGLQPGGASHPSAEAPALRILLEKNLGISEYLWLCHCMKTLKERLCPHWVREQRVAVVASRLLDHVLPLRQEGPNHRRDIYREMLVEPHCCPLLEYSVGSPHLELLSVKDLLLTMEGECWQSLSLASLLPPSGPHLMRAQLNPLLSWSFHSLPAWSTPKPPVLVGVLESRGKGVSMRLADQTGAVDCVAVESEDGQSFRAASNTAWLGCLVSIQRFTTVMERFLKTDFPSWRHLDDEHHVTRRHGRVYIQFCVSDLQILSPSASMAALLSAQQKAGNGGPEEEGAAEDGRVGRTEVTMAQKAVGGGGHRTRDSEQTRHEGLQGLAVTVGNSCGVGPTDATGGSKLDAGDRSPPPKIPRLAKERDDAEHGGRSSGTEGGAGEPGAISGRSQSDGCVSVVFRVESKQGLTFRNVYTSSVTSGRSLCFHVTVMMFGEPQFWAENPRVHPLEASETAGLEHREVDLQFVERSVCWFPLLQVDCLYRLVAPHTPDPGVLCVPSAPSKGSAALHSAPYLLVQPQWRLYTLPPCLRPPLPQVPRTKELVVMSVSQVLYGSSASTLVSFQGLITSRITLEENEKVPCFPEEHGEAGADVETSLNVKLTVGDLAIPGQIIHVYLKLSGRPYIPGLVPGARVLLQYFQRCVSRTDSVYCRSVPISCVTVTALPQTDCGTSTVTLPVSAVLLGEWALEGARRCAVGRVRAHVTCVLYLQMQWVCSLCGNIFKQDRCVQKYPPCTSTIGVFQAEAKVAVDDGSGEAQVWISSQMVSGLLGLGVTEWEGIQRLVKVRGHVRVYSQGRNMVSNGDAEDPLVEYLSSLCVSTVVCRPLNLTCQLKKQSPCTVELRHETAELKRFCRREREFVTKMADPLQVSCLELSPWQAWE